The Terriglobus roseus sequence GATGGAGCGGATGGGCACGATCTGCGAACCGTTTCCGTTACCTCCCGCAACGCCGGGGATGATGCCGGGATCGAAGACATTGAATGCGCTCTGACTGTACCGGCCAAAGACACGCACGTTGCTGGAGAAGTAATGGTCGATCTTGACGTCGCCCTTGTTGCGGAAATCCTGAATGCGATAAAGCGTGGTGAAGTTGTTTGAGATGCCGGCGCTCGTGGGTGTGGGCAACGTGGCAAGTGCACCGCTGGCGAAGCGGATAATATCAGCGGCAGGGATAACGCCGTTGGCATAGACCACGCCGGTGAACGGATTCTTCACCGGGATGCCAAGCTGACCGAGACGCTGCGCTACCGTGGGCAGCGAAGCAAACGCGACGGACGAACTGACCTCGCGATAGCCTTCGTAGTCTGCAAAGAAGAAGCTCTCGTCGCGCCAGATAGGTCCACCGAAGGTGCCGCCGAACTGGTTGCGGTTGAGGCGCGGCTTACCAGCCGCAGACTTGAAGTAGCCCGCGGCATTTAACGATGTGTTGCGGAAGTACTCCCACACGCTGCCGTGGAAGGCATTGGTGCCGCTGCGCAGGCTGGCGTTGACAGTGGCGCCACCGGCGCGGCCAAACTCGGCACTGGCATTGTTCGTCACGGCGCGGAACTCTGCGATGGCGTCTGGCGGAGGCTGTACGACCTGGTTAGAGAGGCCCTGGTTCGATGTGCCGAAGTAGTTGTTATCGATGCCGTCGAGAAGGAAGTTATTGGCGGTGCTGCGCAGGCCGTTTACGTTGAACGATCCTTCCCTCAGCGAACTGCTGCTGCCATACGAGCTGGGGGAGCGAACGACGCCGGTGCTGAGGAACACAAGTTCGGAGTACGCACGGCCGTTCAACGGCAGTTCGCGAATCTCTTCGGTGTTGATGGTTTGTCCGCGGTCCGAGGTGTCGGTCTGCAACTGCGCGGCTTCTGCGGTCACCGTCACGGCAGTCTGCACCTCGCCGGGCGCGAGGCGAACATCCACACGCTGGCGTGCGCCAATGGTCAGCTCAAACGCGCTGGCTGAGAACTTGCCGAAGCCGGACTTGTCAGCGCTCAGCTCATACCGGCCGAGGGGCACGGAGGGGAATGTAAACTCGCCGCTGGATGTCGTCGTCGTAGTGAAGACGATACCCTTGTTTACTTCGCGGATTGTGACATGAGCATCCGGGATATAGGCGCCACTGGGGTCAATTGCCGTCCCCAGAACCGATCCAGTATCGAACTGGGCGCTACAAAGAGCGGGATGCACGAAGAGGCAGACCAAGGGAATCAGAAGTTTGCGCATGAAGCGGAATCTAGCCGCGGAGAATCAATGGAGCGTTACCGGACCGTGACAGAACGAAAAAGAGTGAGTAATCACTTACCGCACGAATGGAACGCCTTGCTATGGCTTGCTTCCTATCCAACGCTTATGTTTTGCTGGAATTCCGTGGCCTATGAAGAACGCTGAACGTCGCACGAGCCTCATTGAAGCTGCCAGGACGCTGTTCGCGGAACGTGGCTTCCATGGCACCACAACGAAGCAGGTCGCAGCCGCGGCAGGCGTCACGGAATCGCTTATCTTCAGGCACTTCGAGAACAAGGAGTCGCTCTATCACGCGGTGATTGACGATTACGTGGAGCGCTCCCGCCGCCCGGATTGGCATGACGAGATCCGTGCCTGCATGGCGGCAAACTCCGACGCCGACTTGATCCGCGCCCTCGTCGCATATGTCATCGGGGCCTACCGAGGCCATCCTGTGATGCAGCGACTCGTTCTCTTCGCAATCCTTGAGGGGTATCACAAGGAGGCGGACCGAGCATGCCACCTCCCCAAGGCACTGCAAAAAGAGGTCATCGCCTACTTCAAGCGACGACAGGAAGAGGGAGCGCTGCAGCCAATGAACCCCGCCGCGGTGTTCCACATCATCTTCGGCATGGCCAGGAGCTACGCCATAGGCAAGTACTGCTACAAGCTGAAAGAGGTCGCCATCTCCGACGACGAAGCTACCGAGGCCTTCTCGCAGTTCGCGATTCGCGCTGTCATGAAGTAAGACCTGCGTCAGGTGGCTGACAGTTGCGACACCGGCAGCTAGTTCTCGCTGATAAAGTTCTCTTTTAGAGCCTTACCGGCAGGCTGACTCTTAGCGAATCGACAAAGTGTATGGTTGCAAATCCTTCTGCGAACTCGTGGGTAGGCAGCTATATCCTGTGGTGTCTTGTGGTGCTCCTGCCGAGCAGCACTCAAGCTCAATATCGGTTCACACAGTGGACCGCTGAGTCCGGTTTACCGCAAAGCAGCGTGCGCGGTATGGTGCAGACACCCGATGGTTATCTCTGGGTCGCTACGCTCAACGGTCTGGCTCGCTTTGACGGAGTACGCTTTCAGGTCTACGACAAGAGCAATACGCCCGGGATAACTTCCAGCCGCTTCATGGCCATGGTTCCCGGTCCCGGTGATGAACTCTGGTTGGTAAGTGAAGACCACAATATCATCCGCGTCCATAGCGGACAGTTTTCTCCTGTGGGCGAAAGTCACGGCGTTTTACCCCATTCCGTAAATGCTGTCACCGCGGATCATGGTCGCGTATGGGTTCTTTCCGACACCCACGTAGCGGAATGGAATAGGTCGACAGAACAGTTCGAACGCGCAGACTTCAGTACGAACGACCTCCAGTTCCATTCCCTTCGCTGGTATGGGACAGGGTTCTGGGCGCAGCGTGACCGTCGTCTCATTTGTTTCAACCGAGGCCGCCTCCTGAATTTCATGATGCCGCGAGGCGCGGATGCCACCCGGATCACCGGCGTCGTGGTGAATGCGCAGGACGCTGGATGGGTCGGAACAAGCGACGGTCGACTGGCTCGGCTTAGCGATAAGCCGGGCCGCTTGACGCGTGAAGCTCAAAGCTTTGCCCTGCACGGTCTGTCCAAAACTGAGGACTGGCGAGTTGAGATCATTCCTCCTCGTTTTGAACGGCGGATACACTTGCCAATCGACGGCGTCGATCATCTCCTTCAGCTCACAGCCATCCAGGCAGACGATGAAGACAACATTTGGGTCGGCACTGAGGGCCAGGGCCTCTATCGGATCCAGCGCCAACAGAGCAAAGTGCTTTCCAAGGCCCAGGGACTCGCCAGCGACAATACCTATCCTGTGCTGCATGCGCGCTCTGGAGAGATATGGGCAGGCAGTTGGCCAGACGGCGTCTCCGAAATTCGCGACGGTGTAGTCGTGCATACCTTCAGCACCGCTCAGGGCATCCCGGGCCTGGTCACTTCATTGTTTGAAGATCAAGCTGGCGTCCTGTGGATTGGTACCCACGGTGGGATTCGTACGTTGGTGAACGGACGTGTCACCAATCCCGCTATTGATCTGCAGGGCCAGTCAGCAGCACAGGTGATCCATCAGGCCCCTGACGGAGCCATGCTCTTCGGAACTGGCGATGGACTGACCGTAACAAGGGATCATGTCAACCACCAACTAACTGTAAAGGATGGTCTCACCACCAACGACGTTCGTGTCATCCTGACAGACCGCAAAGGCGATCTCTGGATTGGTGGATACGGTGGACTCACGCGCCTCCACGGAACGCAGATCACTCGCTGGACAGAGAAGGATGGACTTCCCAGCGACAACATCCGCAGCATTCTGGAAGACTTTTTGGGATTCATCTGGGTTGGGACATACGATGGCGGCATAGGCTGGTTCCGCAACGGCAAGTGGATCATCTTCAACAAGCGTAAAGGTCTGTTCGATAACGGGGCCTTCCAGATATTGGAAGATGCCAGAAGTCGGTTCTGGATCAGTTCGAATCGCGGAATCTACCGCGTTGACCGCGCGCAGCTTGCCGGAGTGGCCGATGGCAAGGAGACCATGATCACCTACGTTGCCTACGGCCGTGCCGACGGCATGGTGAGCGTCGAGTGCAACGGCGGATTATGGCCTGCGGGTGCAAAAGATGAGGAAGGAAGGCTCTGGTTCCCAACGCAGGTTGGGATCGCCATAATCGATCCTCAAAAGGTCTCGGTGATCAGCTCCCCACCTCGGGTGGTGGTGGAAGACACACGCATCGATGGCCAGCTGCAACACCCGGCAAAGACCATCACGCTCAAACCAGCACAGACAAGCGTCGAAATTGCATACACGGCGCTAAGCCTCACCAAGCCCGAACAAATCACCTTCCGTTACAAATTGAACGGTGTGGATAAGGACTGGCAGGAAGTCGGCTTTCGGCGCATAGCGTATTACACACACCTTCCCCCGGGCCGCTATACATTTCAAGTCCTCGCTCGCAACAGTGATGGCGTATCCAGCTTGAACACCGCCGAATTAAAGCTTGTAGTCGTGCCTATCTTCTACCGTCGCCCATGGTTTCTCTCTACCGCTCTCTTTCTCGTTTTGTCGCTCCTCACCTCTGCCTGGCGCCGACGCGTTAAACAGCTAAAGCAGGCACAGATGCGACTCCAGAATTTCTCAGGACAACTGATCGCTTCGCAGGAAAGTGAACGCAGGAGAATTGCAGCGGAACTTCACGACAGTCTCGGTCAGAGATTGATCATCATCCATAACCTCGCACTCTTTCTCCTGCGTTCCAAGGGAAAGGTCCGTACGGAGGAGGAAAAACGCGCAACGATGGAAGAGATCAGCGGAGAAGCTTCCGCAGCCATCGAAGAAACGCGCTCCATCTCGTACGCATTGCGTCCCTTTCAACTGGATCGTCTTGGTCTGACCCGCGCCATACGGGCGCTCTGCACAACCGCTGCGAAAGCCTCCGACATACAGCTCTCGAACGATCTGGCAAATATCGATGATGCATTCGCGGAAGATCTCCACATCCATCTCTATCGAATCGTGCAGGAAGGCCTGAACAATGTCCTCAAGCATTCCATGGCAACCACAGCCGAAGTGAAGATTCTCCGCAGCGATCATCAGGTAACAATCAGCATCCAGGACGATGGCCGTGGGATGCCCGAAAAGCCGCGTACGCCCGAGCCGGGAGAGGGAGGGTTCGGAATCAGCGGCATGCGCGAACGCGTGACCCTCCTCAGCGGATCCATGCAGGTGGAAAGTGATGCAGGCATTGGTACTCTGGTGACGATCCTGCTACCCATTGCGAGAGCCACTCATCATGAGTGAGATCATCCAGATTCTTCTAGCCGACGATCACCCTGTTGTTCGTCGTGGCCTGAGGGCTGCGCTCGAAGACGATGAAAGACTACAGGTCATCGCCGAAGCCGCTGACGGAAATGAAGCGCTGCGTCAAATGGAAGCACTCAACCCGTCCGTGGCAGTCCTCGATATCGACATGCCAGGAATGAATGGATTAGCAGTCGCTCGTGAGGCCTTGCAGAAGAAGCTGCCCACGCGCATCATCTTTATGACGTTTCATGCGGATGAAGACCTGATGCGCGCCGCCATGGAAAGTGGCGGTCAGGGTTATCTTCTCAAAGGAAGTGAGACTGACGAAGTGTGCGCTGCCATCCACGCGGTCCACGCAGGTAGAACGTATATCGGTTCCACAATGGCAGCCGTGCTTCTCACTCAGGCCTCTCAAAGGAGAGACGTCCCTTCAAGCCTCAAACTCCTCACGCCAACCGAAAGAAAGATTTTGCGCTTGATTGCAGACGGCCTGTCGAGCAAAGAGATCGGCGACGCACTCAGTATCCATTACCGCACGGTTGAAAATCATCGCACCAATATGTGCCGCAAGCTCGAAGTAGAAGGCGCAAACGCGCTAGCGCGATTTGCGTTGCATCACAGAGCCGTCTTGCAGGAGCGCCTGCTCTGAATTGCTCAGCCCTGTCTGGCAGATATCATCCGTGGACTACAGTCGCACCCATAGTTCCGAAGGAACGCACATCCGTGTGGAACCACACGGGACATTCGGCACTTCCACATACATCGCGCATGTAGCGAATTGGATTCTGATACGGCATGGGTTCACTTGCATCGACAATGTGCGGAAGGCAGGCACACACAGCACCATGAAGGTTCTGATAGTGGAAGACAACCCCGCCGTCCGCAGGCTGATTCGTCTCGCGATCTCAGACGTGGCGGACGAAATAGCTGAGCGGGCAGATGGATCCGATGCCTTGCAGGCGTACGAAGAACATCACCCGGATGTTGTGTTGATGGATGTGAAGATGTCGCGCATGGATGGTCTCGTGGCGACACGCCAGGTGCTTCAGTTTCATCCGACGGCACGCATTGTCATCGTGACCGACTATGATGACGATGGGTTACGCACTGCAGCCAGCGAGGCCGGTGCGTGCGGCTATGTGCTGAAGAACGACCTCATGTTGCTGGAAGCATTCCTCAGTCATCTCACTTGCTGAAGACAGCGCTCCTCTGCAATCCTTCCGTTCCGCGAACGACTGTCCTGTACATCAATCAACATGATCCCTCGAAGTGTTCCGCGCTACGACGCGGCGTGATGCGTCGCGCATTTCAGAGTCCTGCTGACCATGCGGAACCACATAGTTAGTGTATGTAGTGCCACACTGCTTCCTGTGTAGCCACACGGATGTTCTTCATCGCCCGCAATACCTAATATCGCGGGCAAGGAGCTCACGCATCCCAATGAACTTTCGTATAGCAGCCACCATTGATTTAGTCCCCTGCTTGGCGATAGCACTGATCACGTCATGCGTGCCCATGCTTCGCGCGCAATCGTCGAGCAGAACTACCACCCTCGACTCCCCTCGAGTGACCAATCAATGGAACCAGGACGGCTCCGCAACGATCCACGTGGGCCTGCCAAAATCCACACAATCCGACGCGATCCGGTTCGTACTGAATGGCAAGAACGTAGCGGAGCGTTTTGTGCGCTCAGGTTGCAACCAGAACATCTGCGAAGACGCCACCCTGACCGCCAACGATGGCCTGCGCACAACGAAGAATTTACTTGCAGTCATTGCGGAAGGAGGTGTTAGTGCACGCCTGCGCTTCGACGGTGCTATGAACACCCGCAGCACAGTCGTGCTCACAGGGCATAGTGCCGGCATCTCCGCAACGGGTCTGCAAGCTCCGCAAGCGGCAACAGCTACTGCAACTGCACTCTTACCGACGGTCACCATGCGCACCGCGTACACAGGCGGCTGGAATGGAGCCATCGATGCGGCGCATCCATGGCTCATTGTTGGCAGCCAATACTTCCCCAACGTGCAGCCCTCCGGCTGTGGCGGATCAGGTGTACCCTCCAGTCGCTATCTTGTCATCGTTCTTGACCGGCAGACGCTCACCGAAAAGACAAACGCCCCGCAGTCTTCTCCGCAGTGTTTCAACGATGCAGTATCCCTCAAGACCTACCTTGGCACACTGGACAGCAGCGATTTGGCGATAGCTGGAACCACCTTTCAACACGATGCCGATGCCAACGTGGACTTCACACCAATCGGCGGTTCTGCTTGGACAGGACAACCTGGCACTACAGGCTATCCTGCAGGCATGTTAGCGATTGGTGCGGGCGGAGCGGCCAGGGGCTCCGCTTATGAAGGCTATTACACGCATGATCCAGGCAACCAGGCAGTGTTGCCTTTCGCATACGGAACCGTGCAGGAAGATGCTTACGGAAATTACAACTTTCAATCCTCTGAGGTAGTGGAATACACGGTTTCGCCGAACGATCCGGGGTTTCTCACCCCCAGTAAGACAAGTGCGATCAATGTCTCCGTTCCTACACAGTTTCCAAGCGGCAACCCGAACATCACCAGCTACACCTACACCCCGCCCGCAGGTACAAACGGATACTGGTTGCTGTCGCTCTCCCGCTACTCCCTAAATACATATCCTTACGCCTGCGCACAAACTGGTACTTCAACCGACGGCCATGTTCAGTACGTGGTTCAATGTGGAACGTTTTATCCTACGGGCAGTTCCGATCCCGCAACCTCCGATGCAGCCTATACTCAACTCGCAACGGACTTAGGCAGCATCAATGCATGGCAACTTGCCTTCCTCACGACGGTTGGCCAGGCCGCTTACGGTGGATCGAACAACAGTTGGTGGAACGTTGCCGGATGGCAGGGCTACAACCAGGCGATGAATGGTTTCGCGAAGTTCTCCGCAGCGCTCGATGCGTTGAATGGAACATCCCGGCTCACACAGTCTCTGCTCTCCCCTGCATCCGCTTATACATTCGTCACTTCTAAAGGAGCCGGCGGTCCTTTGAACGGCAGCGCCATTGAATCTACCACCGTGCTCTCGGCCCAGGGACAGACTGGCTTGATTCACGGCATTCTGCAACGAAATCTCAATGGGCTATTTCTCCCACAGCAAACGAATCAGGAGACAGCGGACACTTTCACACTGAAGGGCGGCATCAACAGTCCTGAATTCAAGCTGACGGAAGTCGCCATGGCACAGCCAGTCGACTGGCCTTCCACCAATCTCACCACACAACTTCCCGGCACAGACTCCATCAGCGGTCAGCTTGGCGCCTATAAGTACTTCAGTTACGTCCTGCTGAAAAACGTCTATCTACCAAGCCTGACGGGAAGCCATCTGGACGATCTGCATTATTTTTTCCCAAGCTCACTCAACACCTCCATCAATTACCACTATTACGATCCAAACGTGATTCTCTGGCCCGGCGGCAACCCCATTGGACCGTATGTGTTGCCATGCTCGTCGGTCAACGGAAACACCTGCACAGTCAATCTGCTGGCCAACGAAACCGTTTCTTTCACTGAGAACGATTTCCTTGCGATGCGTCAGCAACTCTCGACAGAAATCCATGATTTGACCGACACGCTGCAGTACATGATCACCGGCTCCACCAACATGAAAGACATCATCTCCGGTGGCAATTCCAATGTGGGCCTGGCGCTGACCGGCGCGGCCTCGACTATCCTCGGCTCCAAACTGGTGCCAGTTCCGCCGACCACGAAGGTCACCACAAGCTGGCAAAGTATCGTCTCCATGATTGGTGGAGTGGCCTCACTCGCCTCTGCAATCCCTGGACTTGGAGAAGTCGCCGGAATCGCACAGCTTGGCACTGATGCGGCCAAAATATTTGGTGGATCATCCAGTGCGATTGGCGGTGTGCTTGGCATGGCATCCGGAGCCGGGGGAATTACCTCATCCACCACCAGTTCCGTGCTTCCAAGTTCGTTCTCAAAATTTGCGACGACGGTGGGCCAGCTTGCGAATGGCAGCATGCAGAGTCAGCTGAGCGTCGGCTTCGATACCATGACCGACAGCATCGTCTCCGATTGGGGCCGTATCTCCACCATTGGCCCTATGGTGATGGATACCAACAACACCACCTTCTTTGCGCCGAACCAGGTACAACAGAGCGTCGCGGTAGCAGCTCTGACACAGGCGGCATCGCGCAACTTCTACCTAGCGCTCATGCCCAGCTTCTACTACGTTCATGCTTGGAGAGGTGTATGGGGAGACTCCACAACACCAGCCAACAACATCCCCGATATGGGTTATCTGTATAACAGCGATATCCCGGTCGAATACTACTGCAATGCGTATTATCTGGATCCGCAGCAGAATAGTGGCACCAGTATGGCAGGGCTGGGAACAATCACCCCGTACGCCAGCGTGTACTATCCGGCGCTGCTGGGAATTGGACAATACTTCGGTAATGACCGCTCGTCCACTCCAATCGACTACTACGTCCTTGCGGGTGCAACGACTGGCGGAGGATCAGACGATCCAAGAATTCAGGTGATCGATCCCACGTTAGCGGCGAACCTTTTCTCCACATCGGGATTGAATCTACCCCTTGACGAATTTGTTCACGTGAACGGCCCAATGGCCGGAAGCACCACCTGGATCGATGCCTCGACAAATAATCCCGCATCCCACCAGGCCAGAACAACCTGCGCTTCGCACCTTTATGAAGCGGATGTTTCCAACCCGGAAGAAAACAGCTCCGTCAGCGCGACGCCACCCCTTGGCATCATCACGACCACCACGCTCTCGGTTCCATCCTCCATCGTTGCAGGAACGGGCGCGGTATTGACCGCCACGATCACCGCAAACAACGCACGCCTGAACGTTGGCAGTGTGTACTTCCTCGACAA is a genomic window containing:
- a CDS encoding response regulator; protein product: MSEIIQILLADDHPVVRRGLRAALEDDERLQVIAEAADGNEALRQMEALNPSVAVLDIDMPGMNGLAVAREALQKKLPTRIIFMTFHADEDLMRAAMESGGQGYLLKGSETDEVCAAIHAVHAGRTYIGSTMAAVLLTQASQRRDVPSSLKLLTPTERKILRLIADGLSSKEIGDALSIHYRTVENHRTNMCRKLEVEGANALARFALHHRAVLQERLL
- a CDS encoding response regulator; translation: MKVLIVEDNPAVRRLIRLAISDVADEIAERADGSDALQAYEEHHPDVVLMDVKMSRMDGLVATRQVLQFHPTARIVIVTDYDDDGLRTAASEAGACGYVLKNDLMLLEAFLSHLTC
- a CDS encoding ligand-binding sensor domain-containing protein, which produces MVANPSANSWVGSYILWCLVVLLPSSTQAQYRFTQWTAESGLPQSSVRGMVQTPDGYLWVATLNGLARFDGVRFQVYDKSNTPGITSSRFMAMVPGPGDELWLVSEDHNIIRVHSGQFSPVGESHGVLPHSVNAVTADHGRVWVLSDTHVAEWNRSTEQFERADFSTNDLQFHSLRWYGTGFWAQRDRRLICFNRGRLLNFMMPRGADATRITGVVVNAQDAGWVGTSDGRLARLSDKPGRLTREAQSFALHGLSKTEDWRVEIIPPRFERRIHLPIDGVDHLLQLTAIQADDEDNIWVGTEGQGLYRIQRQQSKVLSKAQGLASDNTYPVLHARSGEIWAGSWPDGVSEIRDGVVVHTFSTAQGIPGLVTSLFEDQAGVLWIGTHGGIRTLVNGRVTNPAIDLQGQSAAQVIHQAPDGAMLFGTGDGLTVTRDHVNHQLTVKDGLTTNDVRVILTDRKGDLWIGGYGGLTRLHGTQITRWTEKDGLPSDNIRSILEDFLGFIWVGTYDGGIGWFRNGKWIIFNKRKGLFDNGAFQILEDARSRFWISSNRGIYRVDRAQLAGVADGKETMITYVAYGRADGMVSVECNGGLWPAGAKDEEGRLWFPTQVGIAIIDPQKVSVISSPPRVVVEDTRIDGQLQHPAKTITLKPAQTSVEIAYTALSLTKPEQITFRYKLNGVDKDWQEVGFRRIAYYTHLPPGRYTFQVLARNSDGVSSLNTAELKLVVVPIFYRRPWFLSTALFLVLSLLTSAWRRRVKQLKQAQMRLQNFSGQLIASQESERRRIAAELHDSLGQRLIIIHNLALFLLRSKGKVRTEEEKRATMEEISGEASAAIEETRSISYALRPFQLDRLGLTRAIRALCTTAAKASDIQLSNDLANIDDAFAEDLHIHLYRIVQEGLNNVLKHSMATTAEVKILRSDHQVTISIQDDGRGMPEKPRTPEPGEGGFGISGMRERVTLLSGSMQVESDAGIGTLVTILLPIARATHHE
- a CDS encoding Ig-like domain-containing protein produces the protein MTNQWNQDGSATIHVGLPKSTQSDAIRFVLNGKNVAERFVRSGCNQNICEDATLTANDGLRTTKNLLAVIAEGGVSARLRFDGAMNTRSTVVLTGHSAGISATGLQAPQAATATATALLPTVTMRTAYTGGWNGAIDAAHPWLIVGSQYFPNVQPSGCGGSGVPSSRYLVIVLDRQTLTEKTNAPQSSPQCFNDAVSLKTYLGTLDSSDLAIAGTTFQHDADANVDFTPIGGSAWTGQPGTTGYPAGMLAIGAGGAARGSAYEGYYTHDPGNQAVLPFAYGTVQEDAYGNYNFQSSEVVEYTVSPNDPGFLTPSKTSAINVSVPTQFPSGNPNITSYTYTPPAGTNGYWLLSLSRYSLNTYPYACAQTGTSTDGHVQYVVQCGTFYPTGSSDPATSDAAYTQLATDLGSINAWQLAFLTTVGQAAYGGSNNSWWNVAGWQGYNQAMNGFAKFSAALDALNGTSRLTQSLLSPASAYTFVTSKGAGGPLNGSAIESTTVLSAQGQTGLIHGILQRNLNGLFLPQQTNQETADTFTLKGGINSPEFKLTEVAMAQPVDWPSTNLTTQLPGTDSISGQLGAYKYFSYVLLKNVYLPSLTGSHLDDLHYFFPSSLNTSINYHYYDPNVILWPGGNPIGPYVLPCSSVNGNTCTVNLLANETVSFTENDFLAMRQQLSTEIHDLTDTLQYMITGSTNMKDIISGGNSNVGLALTGAASTILGSKLVPVPPTTKVTTSWQSIVSMIGGVASLASAIPGLGEVAGIAQLGTDAAKIFGGSSSAIGGVLGMASGAGGITSSTTSSVLPSSFSKFATTVGQLANGSMQSQLSVGFDTMTDSIVSDWGRISTIGPMVMDTNNTTFFAPNQVQQSVAVAALTQAASRNFYLALMPSFYYVHAWRGVWGDSTTPANNIPDMGYLYNSDIPVEYYCNAYYLDPQQNSGTSMAGLGTITPYASVYYPALLGIGQYFGNDRSSTPIDYYVLAGATTGGGSDDPRIQVIDPTLAANLFSTSGLNLPLDEFVHVNGPMAGSTTWIDASTNNPASHQARTTCASHLYEADVSNPEENSSVSATPPLGIITTTTLSVPSSIVAGTGAVLTATITANNARLNVGSVYFLDKGVILSTVPVDNTGTATVTWPSLALGSHALQAKYIANGNYNTSSSSIATVGVYSAAPDLSLSIGAGSLSVPVGHSSSVGIQMTSLYGLSGMVSLSCTGLPANVTCVFNPKTVQILSNGIATSALTLTRAAAIPAGLPLGVNRWTLLLMPISLGLLWSIRRRRSALRGVVLVLLIMLGIGSTTGCSGSSSNTTTQPTEPQTILVSATVGSMSKTIPLVLSLQ
- a CDS encoding TetR/AcrR family transcriptional regulator; translation: MKNAERRTSLIEAARTLFAERGFHGTTTKQVAAAAGVTESLIFRHFENKESLYHAVIDDYVERSRRPDWHDEIRACMAANSDADLIRALVAYVIGAYRGHPVMQRLVLFAILEGYHKEADRACHLPKALQKEVIAYFKRRQEEGALQPMNPAAVFHIIFGMARSYAIGKYCYKLKEVAISDDEATEAFSQFAIRAVMK